The Couchioplanes caeruleus nucleotide sequence GGCCGAGAGCAACACCAGGACCTTCGACTCCGGTACGGCCCGGCGCACCGCGCGCGCGGTCACCAGCGGGTCGTCGTCGGCGTCGTCGAGGTCCAGCACCGTCACGTCGGGGCGTACGGGCAGCGACACCGTGTGCCGCCAGGCCGGCAGCTCGGCGACGACGTCCAGATCGTCCTGACCACGGAAGGCGGCGGCCAGGGCGCCGCGGTACAGCGGCGCATCCTGAACGACGGCGATGCGAATGCAATGGGAGCGCCCCGGCACCGCGCCATCGTGACACGCGGGAGATCCGCGACGCTGTCGCCGATCCGGCTCCGGGTGCGGCCGATCGGTCCGACAAAACCGGATGATCGGATCGAGGTGAGTCCATGAAGGTGGTTGCGTACGCCCTCAGCGGCGCAGCCCGTGCCGGCGGTGCACGGCCCTCTCCACCAGCGTCGCGGGCAGCACCCGGCGCAGAGCGAACACGGCCGGCGCGTTGCTGCCCACGGCGTACAGGGGTTTCGGCCGCGCCGCCTCGATCGCCCGGACGACGACCGCGGCCACCCGGCCGGCGCTGACACCGGCGTGCTCGTTGCGGTCCAGGGCGGCCAGCATCGTCTCGAAGTCGCGGCGGTGCACGGAATCCGGCGTCGTGTAGCGGGTGCGGCGTTCGCTGATGCCGGTGTTGATGGAGCCGGGCTCCACAGTGGTCAGCCAGACGCCGAACGGTGAGAGCTCGTGCCGGGCGCCGTCGCTGAACCCCTTGAGGGCGGCCTTCGTCGCGACGTACGACGAACGGTAGGCGAGCGGGAACGACGCCAGCATCGAGCCGACCATGACGACCCGGCCGTAGCCGCGCTGCCGCATGCCGGGCAGGGCCAGCTGGGTGAGGCGTACGGGCCCGAGCACGTTGACCTGGAACAGCCGGCGCAGCGCCTCACCGGGCAGCTCCTCGAACGGGCCGGACTGGCTCTCGCCGGCGTTGTTCACGAGCACGTCGACGTCGGCGACCCGGTCCGCGAGGGCTTCCACGGACTCGTCCGAGCCGAGGTCGAGCCGCAGGTATTCCACGCCTGCCGCTCGTTGCGAGGGATCGAGGACGTCCGGGTCGCGGCTCGTGCCGAGGACGCGGTAGCCGCGGGCGGCCAGCACGGCCGCGGTGGCCCGTCCGATGCCGGACGAGGCCCCGGTCACCAGGGCGGTGCGCTTCATCGACGCACCATACGCGCCCGCTATCGGCCGCGGTCCAGCCACTCGGCGAGCAGCGCGCGCTCCGTGCCGGTGAGCTGCGGCAATTCCGGTACGTACGCCCGGAAGGCGACGGCGGCCCCGGCGGCGTCGGCGGCGGGCAGGGCCGGGACATCGGTGAGGATCGCCCGCGTCACGGCGTCGTACATGGCGTCGGCGAGGCCGGGATCGCGCTGCTCGGGGGCGGTGGCGAGCAGGGTGAGCACCGCACCCGTGCCGGCGGCGTGGATGAGCTCGACGGCGCGGCGTTCCGGCACCCGCAGCCGGCCGATCGCGGCGACGCGGTGCACCCGGGCGCGCAGCACCTCGAGGCCCGCGGCGGCGGCCGGTGACGGTCCGCCGCGGGTGGGATCGGTGAGGAGGCCGAACAGGGCGGCGTTGGCGAGGCCGAACTCGATGTGCCGCTGCCATCCGGCGCGCAGGCCGGCGATCGGGTCGTCGTCGTCCCCGGCTGCCGACTTCGCCGCCACGTACGTGGCGAAGACGTGCTCGGCGACGGCGTCCAGCAGCGCATCCTTGTCCGCGAAGAAGCGGTAGATCGTCGGCGCCTGCATCCCGGCCGCCTGGGCGACCGCGCGGGTGGTGAGCGCGCCGGCCCCCTGCTCGCGGAGCAGTTGCGCCGCCGCCTCGACGATGTGGGTCCGCGTCTTCGGTCTGACCTCCGCCATGCTGCCAATGTTAACCGCCATTTGCTAACGCTGTTGCTAACGTTGGTAGCATGTTGCGCGATACGGCGTTAGCAAGGGAGAGATCATGATCATCGTTACCGGTGCGACCGGCCTGCTCGGCTCGCAGACCGTCGAACGGCTGCTGGAGCGTGTGCCGGCGCGGGACGTCGGCGTCAGCGTCCGGAATCCCGATCGCGCGGCCGGGCTGGCCGCACGGGGCGTCCGCGTCCGGCGCGGCGACTTCACGGCTCCCGCGTCCCTGCCCGAGGCGTTCGAGGGCGCGACGCAGGTCCTCATCGTCTCCGCCGACCGGACCGGCGAGGCGGCGGTCGCCCAGCACGCCGCAGCGATCGACGCGGCCGTCGCGGCCGGGGCCCGCCGCATCCTCTACACGAGCCACCAGGGCGCGGGGGAGCACTCGCGCTTCGAGCCGATGCCCGACCACGCCGCGACCGAGCGCTACCTCGCGAAGGCGGGCGTCGCCTTCACGTCGCTGCGTAACGGGTTCTACGCCGCCACGGTCCCCCGCCTGCTCGGCCGGGCGCTCGAGACCGGCGAGCTGGCCGCGCCCGCCGACGGCCCGGTCTCCTGGACGGCCCACGCCGACCTTGCCGAGGCGGCGGCGATCACGCTCGCCGAGGAGGGGCGATACGACGGTCCGACGCCGCCGCTGACCGCACCGCAGGCCCTCGACCTGGCGGACGTCGCGGCGATCCTCGGCGAGCTCACCGGCCGTACCGTGCGCCGCGTCGTCGTGGACGACGACGAATGGGTGGCGGGGCTGGTCGGGCACGGGGTGCCGCAGGAGCAGGCCACGATGCTGCTCGGCATGTTCCACGCCTCCCGGCGTGGCGAGTTCGCGGCCACCGGCCCGGAGCTGGAGAAGCTGCTCGAGCGTCCGGCCACCACGCTGCGAGCCGTGCTGGCGGCGACCCGGGCGTGAGGTGCGGGGCACCCGGTGCGGCGGTGCCGACGCGCAGGCCCCCGGGCGGCCCGGCGCAGGGTGGAGAAGTGGGGGCTGGTGGCGGCCGGCCCGGAGGTCTGCCGCCGGGAGGTGCCGGCAGCGGAATCCCTTCTGTTGACAAGCCGTAAACATAGAAGTAAAGCTATGTTACCGTTCACATCGAGCGGTTCCCGGCAGTGAAAGGCAGACCATTGGGTTCTCGCTCGTCATGGCGGACATTCCTCGCCGCGGCCGCCATTGCCGCGGCCGTCGTGCTCTCCCCGGCATCGGCCAAGGCGGCCGGCACGCTGCCCTGCGACATCTATGCGAGCGGCGGCACGCCCTGCGTCGCCGCGCACAGCACCACCCGCGCGCTCTTCGGTTCGTACTCCGGGTCGCTCTATCAGGTGCGCCGCTGGTCGGACAATGCGACCGCAAACGTGGGCGTCCTCGGCGCGGGCGGGTACGCGAACGCCGCGGCGCAGGACTCGTTCTGCTCGGGCACGTACTGCACGATCATCCGCATCTACGACCAGACGTCGCGGCACAACGACCTGACGATCGCGCCGGGCGGGGGTGCCAACCCCACCGCCGACCAGGGCGCCAACGCGGCGGCGCTGCCCGTCACCGCCGGCGGCCACAAGGTGTACGGCGTCTACATCTCGGCGGGCAACGGCTACCGCAACAACGCCACGAACGGCGTCGCCACCGGCAGCCAGCCCGAAGGCATGTACATGGTCACCGAGGGCACGCACGTCAACGACCGCTGCTGCTTCGACTACGGCAACGCCGAGACGAACAACCTGGACACCGGCAACGGCGACATGGATGCCATCTACTTCGGCAACCTCTGCTGGTTCTCGCCGTGCTCGGGCGGCCCGCGCGTCGCGGCGGACCTCGAGAACGGGCTGTTCGCCGGCGGCAACGGCTCCTGGACCGCCAACACCGGGCGCAACAGCGCGTTCGTGACGGCGGTCCTGAAGAACAACGGCACCTCCACGTACGCCATCAAGGACGGCAACGCCCAGTCCGGCGGCCTCGCCACCCGGTACGACGGCGCGCTGCCCAGCCAGTCGGGCTACCGGCCGATGACCAAGCAGGGCGCGATCATCCTGGGCATCGGCGGTGACAACAGCAACGGCTCGGTCGGCTCGTTCTTCGAGGGTGTGATGACCAGCGGGTACCCCGGCGACGCCACCGAGAACGCCGTGCAGGCCAACATCGTCTCCGTCGGTTACGGCAAGAACGTGTCCTTCCCGGTGAACGGGGCGACGTACCGGCTCACGAACCTGGTGAGCGGCAAGGTCCTCGACGCCGTCAACTGCGGCACCGCCAACGGCACCCAGATCGACGTCTGGCAGTCCCTGGGCAACACCTGCCAGCAGTGGCGGTTCACCAGCGTCGGCCCCAACAAGTGGACTGTCACGAACGTGAACGCGGGCAAGGTGCTCGACGCGGTCAACTGCGGCCAGGCCCTGGGCACCGCGGTCAACCTGTGGCAGTCGCTCGGCAACACCTGCCAGCAGTGGGCCGTCATCCCCGCCGGCAACGGCCGCTACGAGCTCGTCGTGGAGAACAGCGGCATGGTCCTCGACGACCAGAACTGCGGCACGGCGAACGGCACCAAGGCGCAACTCTGGATGTGGCTCAACAACACCTGCCAGCTCTGGTCCATCGCACCCTGACAGGCGACGGTTCTTGACCCTGACACAGGGGGAGACGGCACTCTGACTTCCGGCGGCGCGCCCGCGTCGCCGGAACAGGGGGTGGCGACATGATGGAGATCAGCCTGCGCGACGTGCCCGAGCAGCACGTCGTGTCGGAGACCCGTACGGTCGATCAGGCCGGGCTGGAGGCCTGGCTGCCCGGGGCGATGGCCCGGGTCGCGGACCGGGCCCGGGCGGCCGGCGGCCTGCTCGGCACCGACGACTGGCCGTTCCTCGGCCGGACCGGCGGGCCCGGCGAGCCGGTGTTCATCACCGTCTACGAGGGCAACCCCAACGACGGGCCCACGCCGGTCGAGGTCTGCGCGACGGTCGCCGCCGGCGGTGACCGGACCATTCCGGCACACCGCGAGGCGTACGCCCGCATCACCAAGTCCCAGGTCACCCGCGGCGAGCTGGGCGGCGTGTACGAGGCGATCGAGAAGTGGATCACCGAGAACGGGCTCGCCGTGGCCCGCGCCCCGCGCGAGACCTACTGGACCGACTTCCCCTCCGCCGGGCCCGATGACGAGGTCTTCGACGTCGCGTTCCCGGTGACCTGACGCTGTGAGGCCATGATCTCGCGGATACCGTACGGGCATGGCCGATCATCGGATGCTCGTCGTCGCGCACCGGGCCGGCAACACCGTCGACGGCCTGCGGGCGGCGCTCGCCTCGAACGCGGACCTCGTCGAAGCCGATGTGCACCTCTACCGTGGCGCCCTCGAGATGCGGCACAGCCGCACGCTCGGCCCGCGCCTCTACTGGGACAGGTCGAGCGGTGTGACCCGGCGGCGCGACGTGGTGGTGCCGGAGCTCGAGGAGATCCTCGCGGTCGCGGACGGTGACCCGCGGCTGCTGCTGGACCTGAAGGGCCGGTCCCTGGCCGTCGCCGCCCGCGTCGCCGAGACGCTGCGTGCCCGCCGGCCCGGCGTCCCGGTGGCGGTGTGCACGAAGGAGTGGCCGATGCTGGACGCCTTCGCCGGCGACGCGAACGTCCGCCGCATCCTGTCCGTCGCCAACGCGGTGCAGCTCGCCCGGCTGCGGGCCCGCCTGCGCGGCGAGCGCGTGGACGGCGTCTCGATCCGGCTGCGGCTGCTGACCGCCTCCGTGGTGGCCGAGCTGCGCCGGGCCACCGACCTCGTGCTGGCCTGGCCGGTCGACTCGCCGGCCGCGCTGGCCCGCGCCGAGCGCCTCGGCGTCACCGGGGTGGTCACGAAGAACGTGTGACGGTGGCGGCGATCCGGCTGATGGCTGCCACCGACATGTCCACGTCCGCCTCCGTCGTGGCGTGGCCGGACACCGAGATCCGCATCAGCCGGCGGCCGCGCCACGTGGTGCCGCCCAGCCAGCAGGTGCCGTCCAGCTGCACCGCTTCGATGATCCGGTCGGTACGCGCGTCGTCGCCGAAGCCGACCAGCACCTGGTTGAGCACCACCTCGTTGACCACCTCGAAGCCGGCGGCGGCCAGCCCGTCGGCGAACCGGCGTGCCAGCCGGCAGCACCGCTCGACCAGGTCGCCCACCCCCTCGGCGCCCAGCTCCCGCAACGCCGCCCAGACGGCGAAGCCCCGCGCCCGTCGCGACGATTCCGCGGTGTAGTCGGCGCCGCCGGAACCCGCCCCGGAGCCGACCAGGTACGCGGCCGCGTACGACATCGCCGCCACCTGCACCTCGGGACGGGAGCAGAACGCGAACGCGCTGTCGTACGGCACATTGAGCCACTTGTGCCCGTCGCAACCCCATGAATCGGCCCGCTCCACGCCGTCGACCAGGTGGCGGGTGCCCGGATGCGCGGCCGCCCACAGCCCGAAGGCGCCGTCGACGTGCGCCCATCCGCCGTACCGGTGCACCAGGTCGCAGGCCGTGCGCAGGTCGTCGCAGGCGCCGGTGTTGACGTTGCCCGCCTGCAGGCACACGATCGCGGGCACGCCCGGCTCCAGGGCCAGCACCCGGGCGAGATCGCCGGCGTCGAGGGCGCCGCCGGCGTCGGCCACGACCGGCTCGATGACGTCCGACCCGAGCCCCAGCAGCCGCAGCGACCGGTCCACCGTGGCGTGCCGCTCGGCGCCGGCGATCACCCGCAGCCGTGGCGCCCCCGGCAGGCCGCGGCGCTCGACGTCCCAGCCGGCCTCGGCCAGCAGGTGGTGGCGGGCCGCGGCCAGACCCACCGTGTTCGCCGCCTGCGCCCCGGTGACGAACCCGGCCGACGCGGTTGCCGGCAGGCCGAGCAGCTCCTTGAGCCAGCCGCCGGCCACCTCCTCGGCCGCGATGGCGGCCGGCGACAGCACGGCGTTGAACGCGCACTGGTCCCAGCCGGCCGCCAGGATGTCCGCCGCGGTGGCGGCCGGCAGCGCGCCGCCGATGACGAAACCGAAGAAGCGCGGCCCGGCGGTGGCCACGAGACCTCCGTCGGCCGCCGCGAGCAGGTCGGTGAGGACCTCGTCGGCCGGTGACCCGTACGCCGGCAGCGGCCCGCCGAACGCAGCCCGGACCTCGGCGGCGTCACGCGTGGCGCGTACGGGGCGTTCGGCCAGCGATGCGCGGTACCGGGCGGCCTCGGCGGCGGCCCGGTGCAGAAGTTCGCCCAGTTCGTCCATGGCACGACCGTACGCATAGTCATAGGCTTCGATGAAACCCCCATGCCCCCGCGCCGAGGAGAGGTCATGAAGCTGGTGCTCAGGTTCCTGATGGCGATGGTCGTGACGGCGGCGGCCGTGGCGCTGGGGTTCGCCGGCCCGGCGGCGGCGACCGGTCATCCCCGGTTCGACGCGCTCGTGTTCTCCAAGACGGCGGCGTTCCGGCACGACTCGATCCCGGCCGCCGTCGCCGCGATCCGGCAGCTCGGCGCCCAGTACCGGTTCCGGGTCGACGCGACCGAGGACGCCGCCGCGTTCACCGACGCCAACCTCGCCCGCTACGACGTCGTGATCTGGCTGAGCACCACCGGCGACGTGCTGAACGACGAGCAGCAGGCCGCCTTCGAGCGCTACATCCGCGCCGGCGGGGGCTACGCGGGCATCCACGCCGCGTCCGACACCGAGTACGACTGGCCCTGGTACGGCGGGCTCGTCGGGGCGTACTTCCGCGACCACCCGGGCGCGGTCAACGACCAGTTCCAGGTGGCCACGGTGAAGGTCCTCACCCGCGGAACCGCCGCCACGTGGCCGCTGCCGCGCCGCTGGCAGCGCGAGGAGGAGTGGTACAACTTCCGGACCAACCCGCGCGGCACCGTACGCGTCCTCGCCGAGGTGGACGAGAGCACCTACGACCCGCGCGGCTACAGCGAACCGGGCGGCTCACCCGGCATGGGCCCGCACCACCCGATCTCCTGGTGCCAGCCGTACGACGGCGGCCGAGCCTTCTACACCGCGATGGGACACAAGGCCGAGTACTACGCCGAGCCGCTGCTGCGGGCGCACATCCTCGGCGGCATCGAGATGGCGGCCGGCGCGGCCCGGTTCCCCTGCGGCCACGAGGACTGACGGCCGACGAGCTACCGCGGGTACCACAACGGCCCGGTATCTCGCCGTGGCCGCCGTTCGAGTGACGGGTCGGCCAGCCTGCGCCTCGGCGCCCCTGAGCCGCCGTTACGGTGCCGCCATGGACATCCCCGGACGTGCCGTACGCGCCTGCCTGGCCCTCGTCCTCGCCGGTGCCCTGACGGCCTGCCGCACCGAGGAGCCGGCCGTCACCCACGATCGGGCCTCCACCGTCTACGCCTCGGTCGTCACCCGGATCTACGGCACTCCGGCCCAGCGGCGAGCCGCCGACGAGCGGGCCTGGAAGCTCACGCAGATCGCGGCGGGGGAGTGCCGCCGCCGCGCCGGCATCGACTACCCGGCAAGGGGGTTCACGCCGGTCAGCGAGCGCACGTACGTCGCCCCGGGCGACCTCCTCGGGTTCGCCCCCGCCCGCGCGGACTTCGACATCGCCGGCCAGCTGGAGCTGCTCGTGCTGAAGGCCGTGAACGCCGAGCACTACGCCAGGTGGATGGCCAGGACCAAGCGCGGATCCGGGCCCGCCTGGGTGGCGGCCCAGCGCTGCGAGGCGACGGCGACGGCGACGACCGCCCGGCTCGCCCCCGAAGGTCAGGAGCACCTTGCCGCCGCCCTGGTCGCGGAGCTCAGCCGGGTCCAGGCAGCGGCCGCGCCGATGCTGCCGGCCGACTACCGCAACTGCCTGCACGCCCAAGGCTTCGACGCGGCCGGCCTGCCGGCCCTGCAGGCCCGGGTGGAGCAGGCGTTCCCCGCGGTGCCGGTGGGAGCCAGGACCGTCCCGGCCCGCCTGCCCGGCTGGCCGGACGCCGTCACCGTCGAACGCCGGGCGGCCGCCGCCGACGCCCGCTGCCGGGCGCGCGAAGCCGGCGCCGTGATGGAGGCCGCGCTGCCGCGCCTGACGACGTTCGCGGCCACGCACACCGAGGCGCTCGGCGAGATGAGCGCCGGGTGGTCCCGCATCGAGGTCGAGGCCCGGGAGCTGCGGTTCCCCGACTGAGGCGGGCTCAGCCTCGACGGCATCGTGGCGCTGTTCGAGCCCGATGCCGTCGTCGCCGGCCCGGGCGGCGACGGCGTCGTCGCCGGCCATGAGGCCATCCGTGCCGAGTACGCCGCCGTCCTCGCCCGTCGCCCGCACTTCAGCGTGGGCAACCGGCAACCGGCCATGATCTCCGGCGACCTCGCGCTGACCAGCACCTGGTTCGACGACGAGGACGGCGGCGCAGCGGCCGAGGTGGCCCGGCGCCAACCGGACGGCACCTGGCTCTGGGTGATCGACAAGGGGCAGATCCGCGGCCCTATCCGCTGATGAGCGCGAGCACGTCGTCGGTCGCCCGCACGTCGCCGAAGCTGCGGTAGACCGTGTGCAGCGTGGCGTTGTGGACCTCGTCGCGCGGAGCGGACGTCGCGTCCGCCACCATGACGACCCGATACCCGAGCGTGCTGGCGTCGCGCGCCGACGACTCGCAGCACACGTTGGTCACAGTCCCGGTGATCAGCACCGTGCCGATGCCGCGCTCGCGCAGCAGCGCCGGCAGCGGGGAGAAGCCGGGAAAGAAGGCGCTCGCAGCGGTCTTCTCGATCAGGAGATCAGCGTCGTGCACCACGAACTCATGCCACAGCCGGGACCGCAGTGGCCCCTCGCCACCGCTGCGGGAGAACATGCCGGCGATCTCGGGGCCGAAGAACTCCCGGGCGAGCGGTGACGGCTCGACGGTGCCGGGCAGCACCCAGACCACGAGACCGCCGGCTGCCCGCAGCGCATCCGCGAGCCGCGCGATGTTCGGCACGATGCCGTACGTGTACTCGTTCTCCTCCACGAAGAACGGCACCATGTCGACGACCACCAGCGCGGTCCGTGCCGGTACGAGCGACGTGAAGGCGTGCCGGCGACCGCGTCGGGCTTCCTGGCGCTCGTACTCCCGCTGCTCGATCTTCCAGGCGTGCACTCGGCGCTTCATCGGGCCGCCGGTTGGTCCCAGCCCTCCTGCGGGGTGGCGCAGGTGCCGCGGAAGACGTACTGCGAGGGCAGTTTGCGCTGCTCACTGGTCCAGTCGATCGGGGGCCGCCGCTGCTCCTCGGGCAGATAGCCCAGACGGTAGACGGCCATCAGTTCGAGGTCGTCCGGCACCCGGAGCAGGCGGACGATCTCGTCCCAGCGCCCGGGCACCTCCATCGGGAAGGAGATGAACTGGATGCCCATGCCGAGCTCCACGGTCGTGAGCCAGACGTTCTCCATCGCCGCGCCCATGCTGAACACCGAATAGAAAGAGGACAACTCTCCGGGCCGGTACTCCGATCGGTCGAGCATCACGCCGAGCAGCAGCGGGGAGCCCGCAACGAGTTTGCGGTTCTCCTCACCGAGGCTCTGCGGCACGCGCAGGGCGTTCATGAGTTTCTGTCCCCGGGAGGTGAACACCTGACCGGTGAAGGGGCGCAGCGGCGCGGGCAGCCGGTCGAACAGCATCCCGTCGCGACGCCGTTCCATCTCCTCCCTGCTGAAGCGGAAGTACGGCTTGTACCGCTCGAAGAACGTCCCGTTGGACATCGCCGCGGTCATGCTCTCCCCGCTGATCCGCGCGATGGCCTCGATCGTCGGCCGCTCCTCCACGATCACGAACCGCCACGGCTGGCTGTTCAGCTGCGACGGGGCGCGCCCCGCCACCTCCATCAGGAGTCGCTGGTGCTCCTCGGAGACCGGGTCGGGCAGGAAAGGACCGTTGGTCGTCTTACGGCGGCGCACCACATCGAGAAACTCCATCAGCGTCTCCTCCAGGTCAGAACGAGGGCGGTGGCGAACGCGGGCGCCGCCGACCCGGCGAGGACGGCATGCCGGCGAAGCCGCCCTCCGGCGTACGGCAGCGCGACGAGCGGACCGACCGCGGGCAGCAGCGCGAGGCCGGCGCCCCGGCGCTCGACAGCACTGGCGGCCAGCGCGACGGCGGTCAGCGAGGAGGTCGCGACATACAGCGCATGGTGCACCCAGCGGATACGCCGATTGTCGATCGCCCCCACGGCGACGGCCGTGCCGAAGGCGACGTTGCTCGCGTAGCTCAGGGCCGCGGCGGTGATCAGAGCCGTCGCCCGTCCGCTCATGGGTGCGCCCTCTCGTGGGTCAGCAGGAGGCGCTGCGGGAACATCGGCCGCACGCGCCATCCCGGCGGAACGACCGCTTGCAGTTCCCGCTGCCGGTAACTGCGGCGAATGGAGAGCAACCCGTCCTGATGGATGAACGAACCACGGGCGAACGGCAGCGTGGCGACGGCATACAGGCCGTAACCGGCCCGCCCCCGCGACAAGTCATTGTGGATGACCAGATGACGCGACAGCGCCGTGCTGTCCGCCAGCAAGGCCTCGAGCTCCGCCTTGTCGAGGTGATGCAGCAGATGGTTCGACACCACCAGGTCGTACCGTTCACCCCGCGCGACCAGATCCGCACTCGACGCCCGCTCGAAGCGAACCCCGCAATCCGGCAGCCCGCGCACATGACGAAGCGCGCGCTCGTCCGGGTCGACAGCCGTGGTCCGCAGCACCAGCCCGTCCCGGGCCGCCCACCCGGCGATGGAACGAGCGATGTCCCCGCCACCGAAGCCGACGTCCAGCAGCGTCGTGGGCCGCTCGGCGTCGAGACGCGGCCGGATCCACCGCCGGTAGATGCGCCGCCAGCCGGACACGAGCCGGTTGATGGTGCGGAACTGCTGATACGTCCGTTCCAGCCGGTCAGGATCGCAGTCGGGAAAGTCCATGAACTCCCGCGCCTCGGAGTCTCGCCGGGCGAACCTCGCACGCGTCATGCCACCATCAACCCGCGTCCCCCTCACCGCCCCCATCCTGCGCTGCCGCCGGCTGGTTCGCACCCCGGCGTACTCCGCAGAAGCGACGCCCCTGCGACGAGAAGCCGGTCAGCCCGCGAGGTGGCCGGTGTCGCCAAGCGTGAGGACGTGGCGGTTGTGGAAGTAGTCGTCCTCGTGCAGCGTGGTGATGTTGCCCGAGGCGGCCCGGAAATTGACGTACCCGAGCGAATCGATCGGCATCCCGATCCACGACGTCAGGACGAAGGTGACGGCAAAGCCGTGGGTCACGACGATCTGATGGTCGCAAGGATCTTCCAGAACGGTGTCCATGGCCGCATAGATCCGCTTCGCGAACGCTGCCTTGGTCTCAGCGCCCGGCACACCTTCGTGGTGGCCCATCCGGTCCCCGTCCGCCGGCGGCGGGCGGAATCGCTCGTCCAGCCACTCCTGGGGCCTGCCCTCGGCATCGCCGTAGGACTTCTCCCGAAGCCGGCTGTCCAGGATCGGCTCGACGTCGAACACGTCGGCGATTGTCGCGGCGGTCTGCGCGGTACGTTGCAGATCAGAGGAGAACAGCCGCACCTTCGCCGTCGGAGGAATCCTGTTCCGCAACGCCTGCGCGATCAAGAGGGCGGCGTGCTCGCCGGCCGGGGTCAGGCGCGAGTCGTGCCACCCACCGACCGTCCTCTCGACGTGGTGGGTCGCTTCCGGATGAGCGATGACATGGACGGTACGCAAGACCCGCGCCCTTCCTTCCGTCCGCCGGGATGCTGATGCCCGGGAAGCGTAACGGGGCGTCGGTCCGGGCGGAGACCCTGGCACGATCAACCGATGTCGAAGACGGATGGGGTTGTGGTCGTGGCGGTATGTGGTTCTCCCGGAGCGGGGAAGACCACCGTCGCAGCCGCAACAGCACACCATCTGGGGGTGCCGTTCTTGACGCGGGATGCGATCAAAACCGGTCTCGCTCTGTCCGCGGCTCGCGTGGCAGAGAACGGTACCGTGCACCTCGGCCCTGACTTCCACATCGCCGGCGGTCCCCTGAGCCGCCGCGCCGAGGCGGTGATGATCGACGCGGCGCGGCTTCTGGCCTCCTCCCGGGTGAGTTTCGTCGTGGAATCCTCGGTGCTGCCCAAAGAGCTGCTCGATGCGCTGCGCGACTGCCAGGCTCGAGTTCTCGCCCTGCACGTGGTCGCCGACAAAGCAGTGATCGGCAACCGGCTGCGGGGTCGCGCGTCGGGCGGGTCAGCCGTGGACCAACAGCTCGCAGCGCTGTTCGCCCGAGGTGAGATGGACCCGTTGATCTTCCGTCCGCCGTCCGGGGTGGACGCCGTCACAACGGTCGACACCTCGACCGGCGAGGAGCCGCCGGTCCAGATCATCGAGCAAGCGTTCATGACGTTGCTGACCTCGACTCGCGCGACCGGAAGCCAGGGTCCCGGACGCACGCCGACCTGACCGGGCCCGCCGGCCTCGGCGACCCTGCCATCCGGCGCGGCCAAGCACCTACGACAGCAGGGAGTCCTCCGGGCCGTGGCTGCCGGCCGGGTACTCCAGCAGCGGCACCGCTCCCTTGCGCCAGGCGGACAGCACCGGGTCCACGATCCGCCAGCACTGCTCGGCGGTGTCGCCGCGGACCGACAGGCTCGGGTCGTCGTCGAGGACTCCGCGCAGCACCTCCCCGTACGCGGCCAGCTCGCCGGGACCGAATTCGGCATCGAGGGTCACCGGGTCGATCTCGAACGGGTCACCGGGGCCGTTGATGTTGAGGTCCAGGGCGAGCCGGTCGGGACCGAAACCGATCCGGAGCCGGTCCGGCCGGTCGTAGCCGGTCAGCCCGTCGGGTACGCGGGCGGGCTGCTTGAACGTGATGACGGCTTCCTTGCGGGTCGCGCTCATCGCCTTGCCGGAGCGCAGCCGGAACGGCACTCCCGCCCAGCGCCAGGTGTCGACCGCCAGCACCACCTCCGCGAGGGTCTCCGTACCCCGGCTCTCCTCAACCCCCGCCTCGTCCGCGTACGCGGGAAGGCGGCGACCGTCGATCTCGCCCGCCGTGTACCGCGCCCGGCGGCTGCAGGCCTGCACGTCGTCGTGCCACAACCGGGTGGCGCGCAGCACC carries:
- a CDS encoding pyridoxal phosphate-dependent decarboxylase family protein, whose protein sequence is MDELGELLHRAAAEAARYRASLAERPVRATRDAAEVRAAFGGPLPAYGSPADEVLTDLLAAADGGLVATAGPRFFGFVIGGALPAATAADILAAGWDQCAFNAVLSPAAIAAEEVAGGWLKELLGLPATASAGFVTGAQAANTVGLAAARHHLLAEAGWDVERRGLPGAPRLRVIAGAERHATVDRSLRLLGLGSDVIEPVVADAGGALDAGDLARVLALEPGVPAIVCLQAGNVNTGACDDLRTACDLVHRYGGWAHVDGAFGLWAAAHPGTRHLVDGVERADSWGCDGHKWLNVPYDSAFAFCSRPEVQVAAMSYAAAYLVGSGAGSGGADYTAESSRRARGFAVWAALRELGAEGVGDLVERCCRLARRFADGLAAAGFEVVNEVVLNQVLVGFGDDARTDRIIEAVQLDGTCWLGGTTWRGRRLMRISVSGHATTEADVDMSVAAISRIAATVTRSS
- a CDS encoding ThuA domain-containing protein yields the protein MKLVLRFLMAMVVTAAAVALGFAGPAAATGHPRFDALVFSKTAAFRHDSIPAAVAAIRQLGAQYRFRVDATEDAAAFTDANLARYDVVIWLSTTGDVLNDEQQAAFERYIRAGGGYAGIHAASDTEYDWPWYGGLVGAYFRDHPGAVNDQFQVATVKVLTRGTAATWPLPRRWQREEEWYNFRTNPRGTVRVLAEVDESTYDPRGYSEPGGSPGMGPHHPISWCQPYDGGRAFYTAMGHKAEYYAEPLLRAHILGGIEMAAGAARFPCGHED
- a CDS encoding YybH family protein, with the translated sequence MALFEPDAVVAGPGGDGVVAGHEAIRAEYAAVLARRPHFSVGNRQPAMISGDLALTSTWFDDEDGGAAAEVARRQPDGTWLWVIDKGQIRGPIR
- a CDS encoding isochorismatase family cysteine hydrolase — its product is MHAWKIEQREYERQEARRGRRHAFTSLVPARTALVVVDMVPFFVEENEYTYGIVPNIARLADALRAAGGLVVWVLPGTVEPSPLAREFFGPEIAGMFSRSGGEGPLRSRLWHEFVVHDADLLIEKTAASAFFPGFSPLPALLRERGIGTVLITGTVTNVCCESSARDASTLGYRVVMVADATSAPRDEVHNATLHTVYRSFGDVRATDDVLALISG
- a CDS encoding nitroreductase family protein, which gives rise to MEFLDVVRRRKTTNGPFLPDPVSEEHQRLLMEVAGRAPSQLNSQPWRFVIVEERPTIEAIARISGESMTAAMSNGTFFERYKPYFRFSREEMERRRDGMLFDRLPAPLRPFTGQVFTSRGQKLMNALRVPQSLGEENRKLVAGSPLLLGVMLDRSEYRPGELSSFYSVFSMGAAMENVWLTTVELGMGIQFISFPMEVPGRWDEIVRLLRVPDDLELMAVYRLGYLPEEQRRPPIDWTSEQRKLPSQYVFRGTCATPQEGWDQPAAR
- a CDS encoding methyltransferase domain-containing protein; translation: MGAVRGTRVDGGMTRARFARRDSEAREFMDFPDCDPDRLERTYQQFRTINRLVSGWRRIYRRWIRPRLDAERPTTLLDVGFGGGDIARSIAGWAARDGLVLRTTAVDPDERALRHVRGLPDCGVRFERASSADLVARGERYDLVVSNHLLHHLDKAELEALLADSTALSRHLVIHNDLSRGRAGYGLYAVATLPFARGSFIHQDGLLSIRRSYRQRELQAVVPPGWRVRPMFPQRLLLTHERAHP
- a CDS encoding histidine phosphatase family protein: MRTVHVIAHPEATHHVERTVGGWHDSRLTPAGEHAALLIAQALRNRIPPTAKVRLFSSDLQRTAQTAATIADVFDVEPILDSRLREKSYGDAEGRPQEWLDERFRPPPADGDRMGHHEGVPGAETKAAFAKRIYAAMDTVLEDPCDHQIVVTHGFAVTFVLTSWIGMPIDSLGYVNFRAASGNITTLHEDDYFHNRHVLTLGDTGHLAG